From a single Streptomyces misionensis genomic region:
- a CDS encoding aldehyde dehydrogenase family protein, whose translation MKILNRRFVNGRVQESHGREIQMVTSAITGEQIAEGVLGDAIDANEAVAAAKRALPAWSATTLDQRREYLQKLADSFEAHREDMIAGLVEEFGTTTATADYIVSQSRDWFLFAQKLLTEETFTEQIGRATVRKVPVGVAVLITPWNGASWFIAMKASVALAAGCTVVVKPSERGFWQAQAVLDAFADAGLPDGVVNIVFGKGDPVGNVLTSHPDVAKVSITGSTATGKIIAHNGVDTMKRVTLELGGKSPTIILDDADLSKAVPFAVGAGLFNNGQACIAGTRILVPAGRAEEFKQALADAVGALKVGDPRDPATVVGPVLDRDQYDRVQHYIRTGIEQGGQLLAGGLGHPEGLENGNYVKPTLLTATNDQTIAQEEIFGPVIAVITYRDEDEAVAIANDSPYGLHAYIATGDTRRGQALARRLQAGRVMINEIIDAPDAPFGGFKQSGLGREFGRFGLAAYLETQAVFS comes from the coding sequence CCATCGACGCCAACGAGGCGGTGGCGGCTGCCAAGCGGGCGCTGCCCGCCTGGTCCGCCACCACGCTCGACCAGCGCCGGGAGTACCTGCAGAAGCTGGCCGACTCCTTCGAGGCCCACCGCGAGGACATGATCGCGGGTCTGGTCGAGGAGTTCGGCACCACGACGGCGACCGCGGACTACATCGTCAGCCAGTCCCGCGACTGGTTCCTGTTCGCACAGAAGCTGCTGACCGAGGAGACGTTCACCGAGCAGATCGGCCGGGCGACGGTGCGCAAGGTGCCGGTCGGGGTGGCCGTCCTGATCACCCCTTGGAACGGTGCCAGCTGGTTCATCGCGATGAAGGCGAGCGTCGCGCTGGCGGCCGGCTGCACGGTGGTGGTCAAGCCCAGCGAGCGCGGATTCTGGCAGGCCCAGGCTGTTCTCGACGCGTTCGCCGACGCTGGACTGCCCGACGGTGTGGTCAACATCGTCTTCGGCAAGGGCGACCCGGTAGGCAACGTCCTCACCTCCCACCCCGACGTCGCCAAGGTGTCGATCACCGGCTCCACCGCGACGGGCAAGATCATCGCCCACAACGGCGTGGACACCATGAAGCGCGTCACCCTGGAGCTGGGCGGCAAGTCGCCGACGATCATCCTGGACGACGCCGACCTGTCCAAGGCGGTCCCGTTCGCCGTGGGGGCGGGTCTGTTCAACAACGGGCAGGCCTGCATCGCCGGCACCCGCATCCTCGTTCCGGCCGGCCGCGCGGAGGAGTTCAAGCAGGCGCTGGCCGACGCCGTCGGCGCCCTGAAGGTCGGCGATCCCCGTGACCCCGCCACGGTCGTGGGCCCGGTTCTCGACCGCGACCAGTACGACCGTGTGCAGCACTACATCCGGACTGGCATCGAGCAGGGCGGCCAGCTCCTGGCCGGCGGTCTCGGCCACCCGGAGGGCCTGGAGAACGGCAACTACGTCAAGCCCACCCTCCTGACGGCGACCAACGACCAGACCATCGCACAGGAGGAGATCTTCGGCCCGGTCATCGCCGTGATCACCTACCGTGACGAGGACGAGGCCGTTGCGATCGCCAACGACAGCCCGTACGGGCTGCACGCCTACATCGCCACCGGCGACACCCGACGCGGGCAGGCCCTTGCGCGGCGTCTCCAGGCCGGGCGCGTGATGATCAACGAGATCATCGACGCCCCCGACGCCCCCTTCGGCGGCTTCAAGCAGTCGGGTCTCGGCCGCGAGTTCGGCCGCTTCGGACTGGCGGCCTACCTGGAGACCCAGGCGGTCTTCAGCTGA